Proteins from one Malaya genurostris strain Urasoe2022 chromosome 2, Malgen_1.1, whole genome shotgun sequence genomic window:
- the LOC131428940 gene encoding uncharacterized protein LOC131428940, whose amino-acid sequence MCGKNGCELKHHELLHNDLKHTTSPQAVSSNSCDQISPTKRDDLPKSNSSTSEHGCHTHQVSSNNALFRYLPVVLHGKQRSVQTFAFLDDGSELTLLDSDLADDLQLEGNIEPLCLRWTGGATRREERSRSVRLEVASKHEPFRRYSLHGVRTVKELLLPPQTMNIEELTTRYPHLSGLPIASYRDIRPRILIGIKHQHLSLVRKSREGTPHQPVAVKTRLGWTVCGGGNSDEASSLVHSVFHVCSCKSSTDEDLHKAMKEYFTIDGLGVTQPKRILLSAEDERARSLLQTCTVFKGDRYETGLLWRYGNVRLPDSYPMALRRLQCLKKRMDKDPELAETLNQKITDLVTKGYARKLTEQELNQAFPRVWYLPIFPVTNIHKPGKIRMVWDAAAAAYGVTLNSVLLKGPDLLCDLFNILIRFREGKIALTGDVREMFLQVLIRAEDQQCQRFLWYDDNGEVVVYILKVMTFGACCSPSTAHFIKNLNADRFIAKFPDAVEVIQKRHYVDDMLVSVATHQQAIELAKQVKQIHADGGFEIRNWISNSEQVTKALQEKRTEEKSLDLSPEFSTEKVLGMWWCTSSDTFTYKIGWNRYGRALLEGEIHPTKRDMLRVLMSIFDPLGLIAHFLMYLKVILQDVWRAGIDWDDRIDNTLFEKWQKWLQVLPRVEEISIPRCYFSHTDAVGENIQLHTFVDAGDNGMAAACYLRVVQDGIVECRLVAAKTRVAPLKYMSTPKLELQAALVGARLSRSVSEALVIKFSRKIFWSDSQDVLCWIKSDHRRYSQFVAFRVSEILETTEMSEWRYVPTDLNVADDGTKWKGVPDLTSKARWFNGPKFLYQSDECWPVACKNSLATELELRPSVLVHSVAAVPAVCITDFSSWNRLVNVVALVRRFVNNCKLKLQKSSIVVGPLSSQEISSSTHYLIRQAQQEAYQDEITVLKQSQHDLEHSTARIHTTSSIYKKSPWIDQNSILRMRGRIAACDYATEDAKNPTILPVTTIPPS is encoded by the coding sequence ATGTGTGGCAAAAACGGTTGCGAACTAAAACACCACGAGCTGCTACACAATGATCTGAAACACACGACATCGCCTCAGGCAGTCTCTTCGAATTCTTGTGATCAAATTTCTCCAACTAAGCGTGACGATCTTCCCAAATCAAACTCTAGTACATCGGAACATGGATGTCACACTCATCAGGTTTCATCTAACAACGCTTTATTCCGCTATTTACCGGTAGTGCTTCATGGAAAGCAACGTTCAGTTCAAACATTTGCGTTTCTTGATGACGGATCGGAGCTTACACTACTTGATAGCGATTTGGCAGATGACTTACAACTTGAAGGAAATATAGAACCCTTGTGTTTACGTTGGACAGGAGGAGCTACACGCCGTGAGGAACGTTCAAGGAGTGTCCGACTGGAAGTAGCCTCCAAACATGAGCCGTTTAGGAGGTATAGTTTACACGGTGTACGCACAGTTAAAGAACtgcttcttcccccgcaaactaTGAATATAGAAGAGCTAACTACGCGGTACCCACATCTCAGTGGCCTGCCAATTGCTTCGTACCGAGACATTCGTCCAAGGATTTTGATTGGAATCAAGCATCAACATTTGAGTTTAGTACGAAAGAGTCGTGAAGGAACTCCACATCAGCCAGTAGCCGTTAAAACCCGGTTAGGGTGGACTGTGTGCGGAGGGGGCAATTCAGACGAAGCTTCAAGCCTCGTACATTCCGTATTCCATGTGTGTTCTTGTAAATCATCAACGGATGAAGATCTCCACAAAGCGATGAAAGAATATTTCACAATCGATGGTCTTGGTGTTACTCAGCCGAAAAGAATTCTTCTCTCTGCAGAGGACGAGCGAGCACGATCATTGCTTCAAACTTGTACCGTATTCAAAGGAGATCGTTATGAAACTGGCCTGTTGTGGCGCTATGGAAACGTTCGTTTGCCAGACAGCTATCCTATGGCTCTACGGCGGCTGCAATGCCTGAAAAAACGGATGGATAAGGATCCAGAACTGGCTGAAACTCTGAATCAAAAAATCACCGACCTTGTTACAAAGGGATACGCGAGAAAACTTACGGAGCAAGAACTAAATCAAGCTTTCCCGCGAGTCTGGTATTTGCCAATATTCCCGGTGACTAATATCCACAAACCTGGGAAAATCCGTATGGTATGGGACGCGGCTGCAGCAGCCTACGGAGTAACACTGAACTCGGTTCTATTGAAAGGGCCTGATTTGCTCTGTGATCTGTTCAACATACTGATCCGATTTCGGGAAGGCAAGATCGCGCTGACCGGAGACGTACGTGAAATGTTTTTGCAAGTTCTTATACGAGCTGAAGATCAGCAATGTCAGCGTTTCCTCTGGTACGACGATAACGGTGAAGTAGTTGTTTACATCCTAAAGGTCATGACGTTCGGAGCGTGTTGCTCCCCTAGTACGGcgcattttataaaaaatttaaacgccgaTCGATTCATAGCGAAGTTTCCAGATGCTGTTGAAGTGATCCAGAAACGCCACTACGTCGACGATATGCTGGTTAGTGTTGCGACGCATCAGCAAGCAATTGAACTCGCTAAACAGGTAAAGCAAATACATGCCGATGGCGGATTCGAGATCCGTAACTGGATAAGCAACTCCGAACAGGTTACTAAGGCGTTACAAGAGAAACGGACGGAGGAGAAGAGCCTTGACCTCTCTCCTGAATTTTCTACAGAAAAGGTTCTCGGCATGTGGTGGTGTACTTCTTCGGATACATTCACGTATAAGATTGGTTGGAATCGTTATGGTCGTGCTCTGCTAGAAGGTGAAATTCATCCAACAAAAAGGGATATGCTGCGTGTCCTGATGTCTATTTTCGATCCTCTTGGACTGATCGCACATTTTCTCATGTACttaaaagtcatcctccaagatGTTTGGCGTGCCGGAATTGATTGGGACGACCGAATCGACAACACACTGTTCGAAAAGTGGCAGAAATGGCTTCAAGTGCTTCCAAGAGTCGAAGAAATTAGTATTCCTCGGTGCTACTTCAGCCACACAGATGCTGTTGGCGAAAATATTCAACTCCACACGTTCGTAGATGCTGGCGACAATGGCATGGCAGCAGCGTGTTATTTGCGCGTCGTTCAAGACGGCATTGTTGAGTGTAGACTAGTTGCCGCGAAAACTAGAGTCGCTCCATTAAAGTATATGTCAACGCCCAAACTTGAGCTCCAAGCAGCGTTAGTGGGCGCGCGACTATCTCGATCAGTTTCCGAAGCTCTTGTTATCAAATTCTCTCGAAAAATATTTTGGTCAGACTCACAGGACGTACTATGTTGGATCAAGTCGGATCACCGCCGTTATTCGCAGTTTGTGGCATTCCGAGTTAGCGAAATACTGGAGACGACAGAGATGAGCGAATGGAGATACGTTCCTACCGATTTAAACGTAGCAGACGATGGGACTAAATGGAAAGGGGTTCCTGATTTAACTTCAAAGGCAAGATGGTTTAACGGCCCTAAATTTCTTTATCAATCAGACGAATGTTGGCCAGTTGCGTGTAAGAACTCGTTGGCTACAGAGCTAGAACTACGTCCGAGCGTATTAGTTCACTCCGTCGCAGCAGTGCCCGCGGTATGCATTACCGACTTTTCTTCTTGGAACCGGTTAGTTAATGTCGTTGCTCTGGTACGTAGATTTGTGAACAATTGCAAACTAAAACTCCAGAAAAGTTCAATCGTGGTTGGGCCGCTTTCAAGCCAAGAAATATCCTCCTCAACTCATTATTTAATCCGTCAAGCGCAGCAGGAGGCCTATCAAGACGAAATTACCGTCTTAAAACAATCACAACATGATCTAGAGCATTCTACAGCGCGGATTCATACTACAAGTTCAATTTATAAGAAATCACCGTGGATAGACCAGAATTCGATTTTGAGAATGCGAGGCCGCATCGCCGCCTGTGACTACGCTACAGAGGATGCAAAGAATCCGACAATTCTGCCCGTGACCACCATACCACCAAGTTGA